GCGGGCGTGATTCCGAGCTTCAACCAGGTCGATCCCGCCGCCTACGACGAACTCGCCGGCATCATCGACGAGGTGACGCCGGAGCCTGTGGACCCGTAGCGGAACCCGCAGCAGAACCCGTAGCAGAATCGACAGCGAGGATTCCGGTGACGGCCCCGACGAGATCCTGGTCGGGGCCGACGCCGGTGTAGGCCACCTTCCCTTCCGCGTCGAGGATCACGACGATCGAGGTCGTCGTCGCCGAGTAGGCGCGCACCGCCGCGCCATCCGCATCCCACAGGTAGGGGTACTCCGCCCCGTGGGCCTCCGCGTGTCGCCTCACGCGGCGCAGCGACTGGGCCACGGCCACGGCGACGGCGACGACGTTGACCCGGTCGCCGAAGTCCGCCTGCACCCGGTCGATCTCGGGCTGCAGCCCCTCGCACTGTTCGCACCACGCGGCCCAGAACTCGATGAGCGTGGGCTTGCCGGCCGCATAGTCGAGGAGTTGGATCTCGTTGCCGTCCAGATCCTGCAGCGTGGCGTCCGGCCCCTGCGTCCCGGCGGCGAGGCTGACCTGCCCCGCGCCCGCCTGCGCCTGGAGCGGGCCCGCCGACAGGAGGACGGCCCCGGCGATCGCAGCCAGCGCAGCGAACATCGCGCGCGCCGCAAACGTGGCGACGTGTCTCGGTTTCGCGTTCACATGAAGTATCCCGCCCGGATGAGGTAGAACTGCGCCATCCCGATCATGATGACGGCTGCGGCTCGTTTCATCCAGATCATCCACGTCCCCGACTTCGGCAGCACGGCGAGCGTCCCCGAGAAGAGGCCGACGGCGATGAGCACGGCGGTCATGCCGATCGAGAAGGTGAAGAGGTAGACGAACCCCATGAGCCCGGCCTGTTCCGCGACGACCCAGGTGAGGACCACGGCGAAGGCGGGCGCCCCGCACGGCGCGGCCACGATGCCGGAGGTCGCGCCGAGGAGGAATACCGCCCGGTAGGATCCGCCGCCACGGCTGCTCGCCCACGCCAGGAGCCGCTTCGGCACCGGGACGGGGAATACGTCAAGCATGAACAACGAGAAGAAGAGCAGGAGGTTCCCGGTCGCGAACAGGGCCCAGAAGCTCGCCCCGATCGAGCCCAGCACGGTGCCGCTGAGGCCGGCGATGACGCCGAGCACGGAATAAAGGAGCGCCAGTCCCAGGGCGTAGGTCAGCGTCAGGCCGACGGTGCGTTTTCGCGACTGGGTTTCGCCCGCCGTGCCGGAGATGACGGAGAAGGTGATCGGGATCATCGGCCAGATGCACGGGTTCGTGCTCGTGAGGACCCCCGCTCCGAAGAGCGCGCCGAGTGCGAGAAACGGGTTGTCGGAGAGCGCCGGGAGGAGCCCGCCCGCCGGCTCCACCTGCGGCGCCG
Above is a genomic segment from Candidatus Palauibacter polyketidifaciens containing:
- a CDS encoding TlpA disulfide reductase family protein, yielding MNAKPRHVATFAARAMFAALAAIAGAVLLSAGPLQAQAGAGQVSLAAGTQGPDATLQDLDGNEIQLLDYAAGKPTLIEFWAAWCEQCEGLQPEIDRVQADFGDRVNVVAVAVAVAQSLRRVRRHAEAHGAEYPYLWDADGAAVRAYSATTTSIVVILDAEGKVAYTGVGPDQDLVGAVTGILAVDSATGSAAGSATGPQAPASPRR
- a CDS encoding cytochrome c biogenesis protein CcdA, with protein sequence MIDPIAAVAIGAAAVEAIALAAPQVEPAGGLLPALSDNPFLALGALFGAGVLTSTNPCIWPMIPITFSVISGTAGETQSRKRTVGLTLTYALGLALLYSVLGVIAGLSGTVLGSIGASFWALFATGNLLLFFSLFMLDVFPVPVPKRLLAWASSRGGGSYRAVFLLGATSGIVAAPCGAPAFAVVLTWVVAEQAGLMGFVYLFTFSIGMTAVLIAVGLFSGTLAVLPKSGTWMIWMKRAAAVIMIGMAQFYLIRAGYFM